The genomic region AAAAATTCAGAAAATATATTTCCGGATGATCTGAAAATCTATGATTTACTCAGGTCCGGTTACGATCAGATGTTACATATAAACAAGCCTGTTTTATTGATCTTGCATGATCCACACCTTTGCCTGTTCAATGATATTATCCGACTTCCCGTCTTTGGTATTCAGCAAAACCGGTTGGTAAGGGGCAATGCCTGTTTCAATGCTTCTCTTGTGGATATCATACATCGGGTTGGTAGACAGTTCCACTGTCCATCCGTTATACAATTCGGCAGATATGGGTGC from Bacteroidales bacterium harbors:
- a CDS encoding peptidase S41 translates to APISAELYNGWTVELSTNPMYDIHKRSIETGIAPYQPVLLNTKDGKSDNIIEQAKVWIMQDQ